A genomic window from Candidatus Kouleothrix ribensis includes:
- a CDS encoding carbohydrate ABC transporter permease has protein sequence MNKPWLLPTAPAVRRRLLDAVAYLLLLLGALVMAGPFVWMVATALKTPAEQYSRNLIPSPATLDNFTQLWAKLPFARMIINSLSIAMLTTTGQLLTCAMAAFCFAVVRFRARRALFLALLATLMLPPQITLVPNFILFKWLGLTGTAAPLWLPAFWGGAFGTFLLRQYFLTIPFDLAEAARVDGASLIQIFWSIYLPLARPALAALAIYSFLGAWNDLLGPLIYLPADLNKTTLTVGLALFQTQYAGHWTVMMAGALVSIAPMILLFLVAQRQFIEGIALSGVKR, from the coding sequence ATGAATAAGCCGTGGCTGCTGCCAACCGCGCCAGCTGTGCGGCGCCGGCTGCTCGACGCGGTGGCCTACCTGCTGCTGCTGCTCGGCGCGCTGGTGATGGCCGGCCCATTCGTGTGGATGGTCGCGACCGCGCTGAAGACGCCGGCCGAGCAGTACAGCCGCAATCTCATCCCTAGCCCGGCCACGCTCGATAATTTCACACAGCTGTGGGCCAAGCTGCCATTCGCGCGCATGATCATCAACAGCCTGTCGATCGCGATGCTGACGACCACCGGCCAGCTGCTGACTTGCGCCATGGCGGCATTTTGCTTCGCGGTAGTGCGCTTTCGTGCGCGCCGGGCACTGTTTCTGGCCCTGCTGGCCACGCTGATGCTGCCGCCGCAGATTACCCTGGTGCCGAACTTCATTCTGTTCAAGTGGCTTGGCCTCACCGGCACGGCCGCGCCGCTCTGGCTGCCGGCGTTCTGGGGTGGCGCGTTCGGCACCTTCCTACTGCGCCAGTACTTCCTGACCATTCCGTTCGACCTGGCCGAGGCCGCGCGCGTCGATGGTGCCTCGCTTATTCAGATCTTCTGGTCGATCTACCTGCCACTGGCGCGCCCTGCGCTGGCCGCGCTGGCGATCTATAGCTTCCTGGGCGCCTGGAACGACCTGCTTGGCCCGCTGATCTATCTGCCGGCCGACCTGAACAAGACTACGCTGACGGTAGGGCTGGCGCTGTTCCAGACGCAGTACGCGGGGCACTGGACGGTGATGATGGCCGGGGCGCTGGTGAGCATCGCGCCCATGATTCTGCTATTTCTGGTGGCCCAGCGCCAGTTCATCGAGGGCATCGCGCTCAGCGGCGTCAAGCGCTGA
- a CDS encoding sugar ABC transporter permease: MQTGIKPLGGERLWLLVLLAPTLVGLLFGAIGSVLATTVISLLKWDLIAPPSWAGWANYTGLLTDTLFRRALGVTFAFSAMYVPGTVLLSLLIAILLNRKLVGIPIFRTIYFLPSVSSAVAVGLVWNWIFGKDRGVLNYLIESIGGQPINWLGPQYALYAVVLVNVWGAIGTGMIIFLAGLKSIPREYYESANIDGANGWQQFWRITLPLITPSIFFQTIIATINAFQAFEYVYILTRGPNGASNTPTLVFSIYRNGFNFFRMGSASAQALVLALIILTLTLVYFWLERRWVVYE; this comes from the coding sequence ATGCAGACCGGGATTAAACCGCTGGGTGGCGAGCGGCTCTGGCTGCTGGTGCTGCTGGCGCCCACGCTGGTTGGGCTGCTGTTCGGCGCGATCGGCTCGGTGCTCGCGACGACCGTGATCAGCCTGCTCAAGTGGGATTTGATCGCGCCACCTAGCTGGGCCGGCTGGGCGAACTACACCGGCCTGCTCACCGATACGCTGTTCCGCCGCGCGCTGGGCGTCACCTTCGCCTTCAGCGCGATGTACGTACCCGGCACAGTCCTGCTCTCGCTCCTGATCGCGATCCTGCTGAACCGCAAGCTGGTAGGCATACCGATCTTCCGCACGATCTACTTCCTCCCTAGCGTCTCGTCGGCGGTGGCGGTGGGTCTGGTGTGGAACTGGATCTTCGGCAAAGACCGCGGTGTGCTGAACTACCTGATCGAGTCGATCGGCGGCCAACCGATCAACTGGCTTGGCCCGCAGTATGCGCTCTACGCCGTGGTGCTGGTCAATGTCTGGGGCGCGATCGGCACCGGCATGATCATCTTCCTGGCCGGGCTGAAGTCGATCCCACGCGAATACTACGAGTCGGCCAATATCGATGGCGCGAACGGCTGGCAGCAGTTTTGGCGGATCACCCTGCCGCTGATCACACCGAGTATCTTCTTCCAGACGATCATCGCGACGATCAACGCCTTTCAGGCCTTCGAGTATGTGTACATCCTGACACGCGGGCCGAATGGCGCCTCGAACACGCCGACGCTGGTGTTCTCGATCTATCGCAACGGCTTCAATTTCTTCCGCATGGGCAGCGCCAGCGCACAGGCATTGGTGCTGGCGCTGATCATTCTGACGCTCACGCTGGTGTATTTCTGGCTCGAACGCCGCTGGGTGGTGTATGAATAA
- a CDS encoding sugar ABC transporter substrate-binding protein, whose product MANKLLVLLLVALALAACGGAAVPSTTDTPTSAAAPAAATTPATSTTAPAEITYMMWGAPEELAVWQKIVDDFQQANPTIKVKVDVSDWDSYWNKLKTLYAGGTPPDVFAMDGPLYPDWAARGVLLNLQPYIDKTPGLLDGIYPNTLATYRRPDGFFGMPRDLQPIVLFYNKAMFDAAGLAYPTDTWTMNDLRAAAKQLTKDTNGDGKLDQWGFAPDLWDMELFWSAAVWGYGGDILSADYAKTTLADGKGRDAWHFIADMVLQDKSVPGPLIAAEYGNDPFAAGVAAMTTIGHWVVPQYAQLAFKWDVAPMPAGPATRATSVNSAGFVVSKDTKHADAAWQFVKFAIGSVGQTRLTELGFAVPILKSIAESPVFLKQKTAPINQQVFLDSLQFARAKPSFKGYDEWASTVGDSLVPVWNGEKPIDATLDEIVPQADEVLSKNR is encoded by the coding sequence ATGGCCAATAAATTGCTCGTACTGTTGCTCGTCGCGCTGGCGCTGGCCGCATGCGGCGGCGCGGCCGTGCCCAGCACCACAGACACGCCCACATCCGCAGCTGCTCCCGCTGCGGCCACCACCCCGGCCACCAGCACCACTGCGCCGGCCGAGATCACCTACATGATGTGGGGCGCACCCGAAGAGCTGGCGGTCTGGCAGAAGATCGTCGACGACTTCCAGCAGGCCAACCCAACCATTAAAGTCAAGGTCGATGTTAGCGATTGGGATTCGTACTGGAACAAACTCAAGACGCTCTACGCTGGCGGCACTCCGCCCGATGTATTCGCAATGGATGGCCCGCTCTACCCCGACTGGGCCGCGCGTGGCGTGCTACTCAACCTGCAGCCCTATATCGACAAAACCCCCGGCCTGCTCGACGGTATCTACCCGAACACGCTCGCGACCTACCGGCGGCCCGATGGCTTCTTCGGTATGCCGCGCGATCTACAGCCGATCGTGCTGTTCTATAACAAAGCCATGTTCGATGCAGCCGGCCTGGCCTACCCCACCGATACGTGGACCATGAACGATCTACGCGCGGCGGCCAAGCAACTGACCAAAGACACCAACGGCGACGGCAAGCTCGACCAGTGGGGCTTTGCGCCCGACCTGTGGGACATGGAGCTATTCTGGAGCGCGGCCGTGTGGGGCTACGGCGGCGACATCCTCAGCGCCGACTACGCCAAGACCACCCTGGCCGATGGGAAGGGCCGCGATGCCTGGCACTTTATTGCCGACATGGTGCTGCAAGACAAATCGGTGCCCGGCCCCTTGATCGCAGCTGAGTATGGCAACGACCCATTCGCGGCCGGCGTCGCAGCCATGACCACGATCGGCCACTGGGTGGTGCCGCAGTACGCACAGCTGGCGTTCAAGTGGGACGTTGCGCCGATGCCGGCCGGCCCGGCCACGCGCGCCACCAGCGTGAACAGCGCCGGCTTTGTGGTATCGAAAGACACAAAGCACGCCGACGCAGCCTGGCAGTTCGTCAAATTCGCGATCGGCAGCGTGGGCCAGACGCGCCTGACCGAGCTAGGCTTTGCCGTGCCGATCCTCAAATCGATCGCCGAGAGCCCGGTGTTCCTCAAGCAGAAGACTGCACCGATCAACCAGCAGGTATTCCTCGACTCGCTGCAGTTCGCGCGCGCCAAGCCGTCGTTCAAGGGCTACGACGAGTGGGCCAGCACGGTTGGCGACAGCCTGGTGCCGGTGTGGAACGGCGAAAAACCGATCGACGCAACGCTCGACGAGATCGTGCCGCAGGCCGACGAGGTGTTGAGCAAGAATCGGTAG
- a CDS encoding SIS domain-containing protein, with product MPPFNDYTWHEIQSQPDAWAATLALLQARGDELRMFLRANPVSQVLYTGCGSTYYLALAAAAALRELAGLPAAGLPASEVWLNPAGSCPTSQPTMLVAISRSGATTETLRAIESFRAAGRGPILTLSCYPDQPMARLGDLNLVLVAGQEQSIAQTRAFSTLLLACLALASAWGERAALQAELERLPAAGRQLLGTYAALAHELGANTPADRYFFLGSGARYGLACELSLKMKEMSLSESEPFHFLEYRHGPQSMARPGTLIVGLHSDSIHTYEAAVLAEMRALGAQAVSIGTHDADVTLADIAEPVRGPLYLPFGQMLAYERAIRRGLTPDQPSQLTAVVRLDR from the coding sequence ATGCCCCCGTTCAACGACTACACCTGGCACGAGATCCAATCACAGCCCGACGCCTGGGCTGCCACACTGGCGCTACTGCAGGCGCGCGGCGATGAGCTACGCATGTTCTTGCGCGCCAACCCGGTATCGCAGGTGCTGTATACCGGCTGCGGCTCGACCTACTACCTAGCGCTGGCCGCCGCCGCAGCGCTGCGCGAGCTGGCCGGGCTGCCGGCGGCCGGGCTGCCGGCTTCGGAGGTGTGGCTCAACCCGGCCGGCAGCTGCCCCACCAGCCAGCCCACCATGCTGGTGGCGATCAGCCGCTCGGGCGCGACCACCGAGACGCTGCGGGCGATCGAGTCATTCCGCGCGGCCGGGCGCGGGCCGATCCTGACGCTCTCGTGCTACCCCGATCAGCCGATGGCCCGGCTGGGCGACCTGAACCTGGTGCTGGTGGCCGGGCAAGAGCAGAGCATCGCACAGACCCGCGCGTTCAGCACGCTCTTGCTGGCCTGCCTAGCGTTGGCGTCAGCCTGGGGTGAGCGCGCGGCGCTCCAGGCCGAGCTTGAGCGGCTGCCGGCGGCTGGGCGCCAGCTGCTAGGCACGTACGCGGCCCTGGCGCACGAGCTGGGCGCGAACACACCCGCCGATCGCTACTTCTTCCTTGGCTCGGGCGCGCGCTATGGGCTGGCCTGCGAGCTAAGCCTGAAGATGAAAGAGATGTCGCTCAGCGAAAGCGAGCCGTTTCATTTCCTCGAGTACCGCCACGGGCCGCAGTCGATGGCCCGGCCCGGCACCCTGATCGTCGGGCTGCACTCAGACAGCATCCACACCTACGAGGCTGCCGTGCTGGCCGAGATGCGCGCGCTGGGTGCGCAGGCAGTGTCGATCGGCACACACGACGCCGACGTGACCCTGGCCGATATCGCCGAGCCAGTGCGCGGCCCGCTGTACCTGCCATTCGGCCAGATGCTGGCCTACGAGCGTGCCATCCGGCGCGGGCTCACCCCCGATCAGCCCAGCCAGCTGACGGCGGTGGTGCGGCTCGACCGGTAA
- a CDS encoding amidohydrolase family protein: MLLADYRPRPALVTRASVVEHPRFPVIDAHNHLGPEFGGGWDARPLAELLAAMDAADVRVLVDLDGGWGEPILDRHLALFKQAAPERFRVFGGVDWSAWPEHGDEFGEWAAARLRAQAARGAEGLKIWKPFGLHVRDQHGRLVAVDDPRLDPLWATAGALDLPVMIHVADPVAFFDPLDASNERWDELHAHPDWQFPSPPFPAFLSIMRGLANLVARHPGTDFIGAHVGCYAENLAWVGELLERCPNFYIDISARIGELGRQPYTARRFFLQHADRILFGIDAGADLSTYRLYYRFLETDDEYFSYDDALVPRQGRWYIYGLALPDAVLEKVYFRNAERVIMRRTP, encoded by the coding sequence ATGCTGCTGGCAGACTACCGCCCACGTCCGGCGCTTGTAACCCGCGCCAGCGTGGTCGAGCACCCGCGCTTTCCGGTGATCGATGCGCACAACCACCTTGGCCCCGAGTTTGGCGGCGGCTGGGATGCCCGCCCGCTGGCCGAGCTGTTGGCGGCCATGGATGCTGCCGATGTGCGCGTGCTGGTCGATCTCGATGGTGGTTGGGGCGAGCCTATACTCGATCGGCACCTGGCGCTGTTCAAGCAGGCCGCGCCCGAGCGCTTCCGCGTGTTCGGCGGCGTCGATTGGTCGGCCTGGCCCGAGCATGGCGATGAATTTGGCGAGTGGGCCGCCGCCCGTTTACGCGCACAGGCCGCGCGCGGCGCCGAGGGGCTCAAGATCTGGAAGCCCTTCGGCCTGCACGTGCGCGATCAGCATGGCCGGTTGGTGGCGGTCGATGATCCGCGGCTCGACCCGCTGTGGGCCACGGCCGGCGCGCTCGACCTGCCGGTGATGATCCATGTCGCCGACCCGGTGGCCTTCTTCGACCCGCTCGACGCCAGCAACGAGCGTTGGGACGAGCTGCACGCCCACCCCGACTGGCAGTTCCCCAGCCCGCCATTCCCAGCGTTCCTATCGATTATGCGCGGGCTGGCCAACCTGGTGGCGCGCCATCCCGGCACCGACTTTATCGGCGCGCACGTGGGCTGCTATGCCGAAAACCTGGCCTGGGTCGGCGAGCTGCTTGAGCGCTGCCCGAACTTCTATATCGACATCAGCGCGCGGATCGGCGAGCTGGGTCGCCAGCCCTACACCGCCCGGCGCTTCTTCCTGCAGCACGCCGACCGCATCCTGTTCGGCATCGACGCCGGTGCCGACTTGAGTACCTACCGGCTGTACTACCGCTTCCTCGAGACCGACGACGAGTATTTTAGCTACGACGACGCGCTGGTGCCGCGCCAGGGCCGCTGGTATATCTACGGCCTGGCGCTGCCCGACGCTGTGCTCGAAAAGGTGTACTTTCGCAACGCCGAGCGCGTGATCATGCGCAGAACACCCTAG